In a single window of the Populus alba chromosome 16, ASM523922v2, whole genome shotgun sequence genome:
- the LOC118052499 gene encoding uncharacterized protein, giving the protein MADLKLSETRDLTRIERIGAHSHIRGLGLDSALEPRAVSEGMVGQTSARKAAGVILQMIKEGRIAGRAVLIAGQPGTGKTAIAMGMAKSLGLETPFAMISASEIFSLEMSKTEALMQSFRKAIGVRIKEETEVIEGEVVEIQIDRPAVAGAASKTGKLTMKTTEMEGVYDLGAKMIESLGKEKVQSGDVIAIDKPSGKVTKLGRSFSRSREYDAIGPQVRFVQCPDGELQKRKEIVHCVTLHEIDVINSRTQGFLALFTGDTGEIRAEVREQIDTKVAEWREEGKAEIVPGVLFIDEVHMLDIECFSFLNRALENEMAPILVVATNRGITSIRGTNYKSPHGIPIDLLDRLLIITTQPYTKDEIRKILDIRCQEEDVEMAEEAKALLTHIGVETSLRYAIHLITAAALACQKRKGKVVESEDITRVYNLFLDVKRSTQYLMEYQEQYMFNEAPMGDGDEDGTNAMLH; this is encoded by the exons ATGGCAGACCTCAAACTCTCAGAAACTCGAGACCTAACAAGAATCGAGCGCATAGGCGCTCACTCCCATATCCGTGGTCtggggctggactcagcccttGAACCACGCGCCGTCTCAGAAGGAATGGTGGGACAGACCTCAGCCCGCAAAGCCGCCGGCGTCATCCTCCAAATGATAAAGGAAGGAAGAATCGCGGGTCGAGCCGTTCTTATCGCGGGTCAACCCGGAACCGGTAAAACCGCAATCGCTATGGGCATGGCAAAATCCCTAGGTCTTGAAACCCCATTTGCTATGATCTCCGCTAGCGAGATATTTTCTCTTGAAATGTCGAAAACCGAGGCTTTAATGCAGTCTTTTAGGAAAGCAATTGGGGTTAGGATTAAAGAAGAAACTGAGGTGATTGAAGGTGAAGTGGTGGAGATTCAAATTGATAGACCAGCGGTGGCTGGTGCTGCTTCGAAAACTGGGAAATTGACGATGAAGACAACGGAGATGGAAGGGGTTTATGACTTGGGAGCAAAGATGATTGAGAGTTTGGGAAAGGAAAAAGTGCAGAGTGGAGATGTTATTGCTATTGATAAGCCTTCTGGGAAAGTTACCAAGCTTGGCAGGTCTTTTTCACGGTCGAGGGAATATGATGCCATTGGGCCACAGGTTAGGTTTGTTCAGTGTCCTGATGGGGAGTTGCAGAAGAGGAAAGAGATCGTGCATTGTGTCACACTTCATGAAATTGATGTCATTAATAGCAG AACACAGGGATTTCTGGCTCTCTTCACTGGTGATACTGGTGAAATCCGTGCAGAAGTAAGGGAACAAATTGACACAAAGGTGGCAGAATGGAGAGAGGAAGGCAAAGCAGAGATTGTGCCAGGTGTTCTTTTCATTGACGAGGTGCACATGCTTGATATTGAATGCTTCTCTTTCCTGAATCGTGCTCTTGAGAATGAGATGGCTCCAATACTAGTTGTTGCCACCAATAGAGGGATTACTAGTATACGAGgaacaaattataaatctcCACATGGGATTCCAATAGATCTCCTTGATCGCCTTCTTATCATTACTACTCAACCTTATACAAAGGATGAAATTCGCAAGATTCTGGACATCAGATGCCAAGAAGAAGATGTAGAAATGGCTGAAGAAGCAAAGGCTCTGTTGACTCATATTGGGGTTGAAACTTCCTTGAGATATGCTATCCATCTAATTACTGCTGCTGCGTTGGCATGCCAGAAACGAAAAGGAAAGGTTGTGGAGAGTGAGGACATTACTCGAGTCTACAATCTGTTTCTGGATGTGAAGAGATCAACGCAATACTTGATGGAGTATCAGGAGCAGTACATGTTTAATGAAGCTCCCATGGGAGATGGTGACGAAGATGGCACCAATGCAATgcttcattga